A window of Apium graveolens cultivar Ventura chromosome 8, ASM990537v1, whole genome shotgun sequence contains these coding sequences:
- the LOC141679233 gene encoding F-box protein CPR1-like: MSDELLALIFIHLPVFILMRLRCVSKQFRDLIDSPYFANVHLRHSVRNRLNRNILCRSMDPDLNCKSVGLHCVEIDTLRCFEPKCPGGRYNSSTQLIGMCNGVILFYDQCIKEITFWNPAIRTYIDVILPRVSIPQGSFYNHTYNLGFGYDRVNDDYKVVMTVQWYRSTRSNGAQNDKEVHVYSLKSNSWRRIGNFPYSVNCGRLPATFANGALFWMCSEETVESNHGKYIAAFELATEEYRVVPALPAYDDTSCNVDIYIGSMEGFLCVQCYVYHPECDDELAEMGDIWLLQRDGEEDTWTKLVSFNRPSTVYQPLAFSKSGNHLLLASQEKFLWYDLVKEEVREEFRIRGLPQYYESVAYIESLVHLDGGTSAEENQLIREKKVAEDDESDEGNAA; the protein is encoded by the coding sequence ATGTCAGATGAACTGCTTGCCCTCATTTTCATCCACCTACCGGTGTTCATTTTAATGAGGTTGCGCTGCGTTTCAAAGCAATTTCGTGACTTGATAGACAGTCCATATTTCGCCAACGTGCATCTTCGTCATTCGGTGAGAAATCGTTTGAATCGAAATATACTTTGCAGAAGTATGGATCCCGATCTAAATTGCAAAAGTGTGGGTTTACATTGTGTTGAAATTGATACACTCCGTTGTTTTGAACCAAAATGTCCAGGGGGACGTTATAATTCTTCTACTCAATTAATTGGTATGTGTAACGgtgttattttattttatgatcAATGTATTAAGGAAATCACATTTTGGAATCCAGCAATTCGCACATATATTGATGTGATTCTTCCTCGTGTTAGTATTCCTCAAGGTTCTTTTTATAATCATACATATAATCTGGGGTTTGGGTACGATCGTGTTAATGACGATTATAAAGTTGTAATGACGGTTCAGTGGTATCGTAGTACTCGATCTAATGGTGCGCAGAATGATAAGGAAGTTCATGTTTATAGTTTAAAATCAAATTCATGGAGAAGAATTGGGAATTTTCCTTATTCAGTAAATTGTGGACGATTACCTGCTACTTTTGCTAATGGTGCTTTGTTTTGGATGTGTTCTGAAGAAACTGTTGAGTCAAATCACGGAAAATATATTGCTGCCTTTGAGCTTGCAACCGAAGAATATAGAGTGGTACCAGCACTACCTGCCTATGATGATACAAGTTGCAATGTTGACATTTATATTGGGTCCATGGAAGGTTTTCTTTGTGTTCAGTGTTATGTTTATCATCCAGAATGTGATGACGAGTTGGCGGAAATGGGAGACATATGGTTACTGCAAAGGGATGGAGAAGAGGATACTTGGACCAAGTTAGTTTCGTTTAATAGACCATCTACAGTTTACCAGCCATTGGCATTTTCGAAGAGTGGCAATCATTTACTTTTGGCAAGCCAAGAAAAGTTTTTGTGGTACGATCTTGTCAAGGAAGAAGTACGAGAGGAATTCAGAATTAGGGGTCTGCCTCAATACTATGAGtcagttgcttatattgagagtCTTGTTCATCTTGATGGTGGTACAAGTGCAGAAGAGAATCAACTTATTCGAGAGAAAAAGGTGGCTGAAGACGACGAAAGTGATGAAGGTAATGCTGCTTAA